A part of Solibacillus sp. FSL H8-0538 genomic DNA contains:
- the proB gene encoding glutamate 5-kinase has translation MEKKRIVVKIGSSSLTNVKGEIDQEKFSDHIGAIAKLKNAGHEVLLVSSGAVAAGFRKLGYSSRPVTIKGKQAAAAVGQSVLIQSYSDGFSQYDITPAQILLTRTDFSEKKRYKNAYATFSELLERSILPIINENDTVSITELTFGDNDMLSALVSGLVHADQLIILTDVNGLYDANPLNNPEARRIDRIEEISDEMLGFASGSGSKVGTGGMQSKLSAAKYAMNAGGNVFIGTGVGDNKLVDVLLGKGDGTYFEMTTKYIVPNNKQWVALTEASGKLFIDEGAVHALQNGGKSLLPAGVYAFEGHFVKGDVVEVYDRHKCIGRGEVLYSSEELEKAMGKRTAELTNYPIEVIHRNNWVQV, from the coding sequence ATGGAGAAAAAACGCATTGTTGTAAAAATCGGCAGTAGTTCCTTAACGAACGTAAAGGGTGAAATTGATCAAGAAAAGTTTTCAGATCATATTGGAGCAATCGCGAAATTAAAAAATGCTGGTCATGAAGTGTTGCTCGTATCCTCTGGAGCAGTCGCGGCAGGCTTTCGTAAGCTTGGTTATTCTTCTAGGCCAGTAACTATTAAAGGCAAGCAAGCAGCGGCAGCGGTTGGCCAAAGTGTGTTAATTCAATCCTATAGCGATGGCTTCAGTCAATATGATATTACCCCTGCTCAGATTTTATTAACACGTACAGATTTCAGTGAGAAAAAACGCTATAAAAATGCATATGCTACATTTTCAGAACTTTTAGAACGTTCTATTTTACCTATAATTAACGAAAATGATACCGTATCCATAACGGAGCTCACATTTGGCGATAACGATATGCTCTCAGCACTTGTCAGCGGTCTCGTTCATGCAGATCAGCTCATCATTTTAACAGATGTAAATGGGTTATATGATGCCAATCCACTAAATAATCCAGAGGCGCGCCGCATTGACCGTATTGAAGAAATTTCAGATGAAATGCTTGGCTTCGCATCCGGCTCAGGCTCAAAAGTTGGGACAGGTGGCATGCAATCGAAGCTCTCTGCCGCAAAATACGCAATGAATGCAGGCGGAAATGTCTTTATCGGCACTGGCGTTGGTGACAACAAACTTGTTGATGTTTTATTGGGTAAGGGTGACGGCACCTATTTCGAAATGACAACAAAATACATTGTCCCAAACAATAAGCAATGGGTAGCGCTGACAGAAGCTTCTGGTAAGTTATTTATTGATGAAGGTGCTGTTCATGCACTACAAAACGGTGGGAAAAGCCTTCTGCCGGCTGGTGTTTACGCCTTTGAGGGGCACTTTGTAAAAGGCGATGTCGTAGAAGTGTATGATCGCCACAAATGTATCGGTCGCGGCGAAGTGCTGTATTCGAGTGAGGAGCTTGAAAAAGCAATGGGCAAACGGACAGCGGAACTGACGAATTACCCAATCGAAGTGATTCATCGCAACAACTGGGTACAAGTATAA
- a CDS encoding glucosamine 6-phosphate synthetase, with product MQPGKRTILWIIPIAIIGIFYYFYGPQEDITDNDYISYVQQLSLVENSNVSIEEALSNYCEKSSWVFFKTQMRKNVVEFKGECQVDKEVQPVNLQFVVDKEITKHELGVLLINHVQQTDADREKYIEQVYMN from the coding sequence ATGCAACCAGGGAAACGTACCATTCTTTGGATTATTCCAATTGCCATTATTGGTATTTTTTATTACTTCTACGGGCCACAAGAAGATATTACGGACAATGATTACATAAGCTATGTGCAACAACTTTCTTTAGTTGAGAATAGTAATGTTTCGATTGAAGAAGCACTGTCAAACTATTGTGAGAAAAGCTCATGGGTGTTCTTCAAAACGCAGATGAGAAAAAATGTCGTGGAATTTAAAGGGGAATGCCAGGTAGATAAAGAAGTGCAGCCGGTGAATTTACAATTTGTCGTGGACAAAGAAATTACCAAGCATGAATTAGGTGTTCTACTAATTAATCATGTTCAGCAAACGGATGCTGACCGCGAAAAATATATCGAACAAGTATATATGAATTAA
- a CDS encoding type IA DNA topoisomerase, whose amino-acid sequence MQRALLIAEKPSLMRDIEKVYKKMNLPYTIDFASFVGHVVELKEPHEYKQEWKKWDLNLLPMMPERYEFRVKKSAFDVYKKIDSLLKQNRYDFVINACDAGMEGENIFYSFYKRARCKLPVKRFWTSQTTDPAISSALTNLIDENDAIIRNLRNAAMYRTIFDWLVGLNLTRAATVKGGRTIKVGRVMTPTLAIVVKRELEIRQFLPQAYFQLEMDLGTFKALWFHPATKDNKIPTEELARQIQARISKLATIHDIKTERKTIFAPSLHSLLELQKEANKFYGLTSAETLKIAQSLYEKKLITYPRTESKHLPTEFAKTIRNNIGAIATLPEYEQVAGSILAQNEHIQKITYSKKYVDDKKLTDHHAITVTDVKLGRKTLSPGESKVYHLIAKRLLAIFLPPYVLDKTVAVLKSSGEHFKANGNIVIDKGYTVLYEMFKKKQETPLPALTLGQDIAIYQTKILSKMTEPPARYTDSTLLDAMFHAGRFVEDKTLQAILKDAEGIGTSATRAEIIEKLISIGMICREGKSIAATQFGIDVIDSLSGHDIVSPVLTAIWSKKLKDIVDGTLSSRQFYTEMQTFIQDTTARLKALEMEVAEKEVIVVGKCLTCGQPVTEGFRGYSCSNKECKFFISKTLMKGKITATDAKKLLAGKETREIFFTWKSGKRGKAKLKMNGDKLEFVFSASKNHRKK is encoded by the coding sequence ATGCAACGAGCACTATTAATCGCAGAGAAGCCGTCTTTAATGCGAGACATTGAAAAGGTTTATAAAAAAATGAATTTGCCATATACGATTGACTTTGCATCGTTCGTTGGCCACGTCGTCGAACTGAAGGAGCCCCATGAATACAAGCAAGAGTGGAAAAAGTGGGATTTAAATTTATTGCCGATGATGCCGGAGCGCTATGAATTTCGTGTAAAAAAATCGGCGTTTGATGTTTATAAAAAAATTGATTCATTGCTCAAGCAAAACCGTTATGATTTTGTTATTAACGCATGTGATGCAGGGATGGAAGGGGAAAATATTTTCTATTCCTTTTATAAGCGTGCTAGGTGTAAATTGCCGGTGAAACGTTTTTGGACGTCTCAAACGACAGATCCAGCTATTTCTTCTGCACTCACAAACTTAATCGATGAAAATGACGCAATCATTCGAAATTTACGTAATGCTGCGATGTACCGCACTATTTTTGATTGGCTAGTGGGGCTGAATTTAACGCGTGCGGCTACAGTCAAGGGTGGCCGTACGATTAAAGTAGGGCGCGTCATGACACCAACGCTGGCGATTGTGGTAAAGCGCGAGCTAGAAATCCGCCAATTTCTGCCGCAAGCGTATTTTCAATTGGAAATGGATTTAGGTACATTTAAAGCATTGTGGTTTCATCCAGCAACAAAGGATAATAAAATACCGACAGAGGAGCTCGCAAGGCAAATTCAGGCACGCATTTCAAAGCTAGCTACAATTCACGATATAAAAACAGAACGCAAAACAATTTTTGCGCCGAGCCTCCATTCACTCCTTGAACTGCAAAAGGAAGCAAATAAATTTTACGGCTTAACCTCGGCGGAAACATTAAAAATTGCGCAAAGTCTATATGAGAAAAAGCTCATAACGTACCCGCGTACCGAATCAAAGCACTTGCCAACTGAATTTGCCAAAACGATTCGCAATAATATTGGTGCAATTGCAACGCTTCCTGAATATGAGCAAGTAGCAGGGAGTATTTTAGCTCAAAATGAGCATATCCAAAAAATTACGTACTCTAAAAAATACGTCGACGATAAAAAGCTAACGGATCACCATGCCATTACGGTTACGGATGTAAAGCTAGGAAGAAAAACATTATCACCGGGTGAGTCAAAAGTATATCATTTAATCGCGAAGCGTCTTCTTGCCATCTTTCTACCGCCTTATGTACTCGATAAGACGGTCGCTGTGTTAAAATCAAGCGGCGAGCATTTTAAAGCAAATGGCAATATCGTCATCGATAAAGGATATACCGTGCTTTACGAAATGTTTAAGAAAAAGCAGGAAACACCGCTGCCTGCGTTGACACTTGGACAGGATATAGCCATTTACCAAACGAAAATTTTATCTAAAATGACGGAGCCACCAGCTCGCTATACAGATAGTACACTGCTAGATGCAATGTTCCACGCAGGTCGATTTGTTGAGGACAAGACACTGCAGGCTATCTTAAAGGATGCTGAAGGAATCGGTACATCTGCCACACGTGCAGAAATTATTGAAAAGTTAATTTCTATTGGTATGATTTGTCGAGAAGGAAAATCAATTGCCGCTACGCAGTTTGGTATAGATGTCATTGATAGTTTGTCAGGTCATGATATTGTATCGCCCGTACTGACGGCTATTTGGAGTAAGAAGCTGAAGGATATCGTTGATGGTACATTAAGCTCGCGGCAGTTTTATACAGAAATGCAAACGTTTATTCAGGACACGACCGCTCGCTTAAAAGCATTAGAAATGGAAGTTGCCGAAAAGGAAGTAATCGTCGTCGGAAAATGCTTAACATGTGGTCAGCCTGTTACAGAAGGCTTCCGCGGTTATAGCTGCTCTAATAAAGAATGTAAGTTTTTCATTAGCAAAACGTTAATGAAAGGGAAGATTACAGCGACGGATGCGAAGAAGCTTCTCGCAGGTAAAGAAACCCGAGAGATTTTCTTTACATGGAAAAGTGGGAAGAGAGGTAAGGCAAAACTGAAAATGAACGGTGATAAGCTTGAATTTGTTTTTTCGGCTTCAAAAAATCATCGAAAAAAATAG